GAGCTGCCCGACCGCACCGCCGCGGAGGCGGCGCGCGGCGTGGTGCTGCGGGCCGTCGTACCCGTCGACGAGCGGCCGGAGGATCCCGAGGAGTTCTACGACCACCAGCTCGTGGGCCTGGCCGCGGTCGACCTCGAGGGCACCCCGCTCGGCGAGGTGGTCGGCCTGACCCATGGCGCCCAGGACCTGCTCCGGATCAGGACCGCCGACCGCCGCGAGGCGCTGGTGCCCTTCGTCAGCGCACTGGTGCCCGAGGTCGACCTCGCCGGTGGCCGCGTGGTCATCGCCGACCGGCCCGGTCTGGTCACGCCGTTCCCGGAGGACGACGAGTGAGGCTCGACTACCTCACCATCTTCCCCGACTTCTTCGCTCCCCTGGAGCTCTCGCTGCCGGGCAAGGCGTCCGCGAGCGGGCTGCTGGACGTCGGCGTCCACGACCTGCGGCAGTGGACCCACGACCGGCACCGCAAGGTCGACGACACCCCCTACGGCGGCGGTGCCGGCATGGTCATGAAGCCCGAGCCCTGGGGCGAGGCGTTCGACCAGCTGCTCACCCCGGGCACGACCGTCGTCTTCACGACACCCTCCGGCGAGCCGTTCGACCAGCGCCTGGCCGAGCAGCTCGCCACCCGCGAGCGCCTGGTCTTCGCGTGCGGGCGCTACGAGGGCATCGACCAGCGGGTCATCGACCACGCGCGCGAGGTGGCCGAGGTCCGCGAGATCAGCCTCGGCGACTACGTCCTCAACGGCGGCGAGGTCGCGGCGCTGGCGATCACCGAGGCCGTCGTCCGCCTGCTGCCGGGCTTCATGGGCAACGCGGCGTCGCTGGTCGAGGAGTCCCACGCCGAGGGCGGGCTGCTGGAGTACCCCGCCTACACCAAGCCGCCACAGTGGCGCGGCCACGAGGTCCCCGCCGTCCTGCTCTCCGGCGACCACGGCAAGGTCGCGGCCTGGCGCCACGAGCAGGCCGTACGACGCACCGCCGAGCGCCGTCCCGACCTGCTGGCGCCCTCCGTGCTCGACGACGGGACGCCGATCGTGCGGGCCACCCCCGGCGACGCGGGCGAGATCCTCACCCTGCAGCGCGCCTGCTGGCTGCAGGAGGCCCAGGCCAACGACACCCTCGACATCCCGGCCCTGCAGGAGTCGCTCGACGACGTGCGCGCCTGGCTGGGGGAGTGGGACACCTGGGTCGTACGACGCGCCGGCCGGCTGGTCGGCGCCGTGCGCGGCCGGCTGGAGGACGACCACACCTGGGACATCGGCCGGGTCATGGTGGCGCCCGACCTGCAGGGCAGCGGGCTCGGGCGGATCCTGCTCGAGCACATCCAGGCGGTG
The genomic region above belongs to Nocardioides sp. QY071 and contains:
- the rimM gene encoding ribosome maturation factor RimM (Essential for efficient processing of 16S rRNA), whose protein sequence is MESIEVVVGRIGKPHGIRGEVTVDVRTDEPERRYADGAVLQVEAPRGSAFAARTLTVSRTRWHQGVLLASFAELPDRTAAEAARGVVLRAVVPVDERPEDPEEFYDHQLVGLAAVDLEGTPLGEVVGLTHGAQDLLRIRTADRREALVPFVSALVPEVDLAGGRVVIADRPGLVTPFPEDDE
- the trmD gene encoding tRNA (guanosine(37)-N1)-methyltransferase TrmD, which codes for MRLDYLTIFPDFFAPLELSLPGKASASGLLDVGVHDLRQWTHDRHRKVDDTPYGGGAGMVMKPEPWGEAFDQLLTPGTTVVFTTPSGEPFDQRLAEQLATRERLVFACGRYEGIDQRVIDHAREVAEVREISLGDYVLNGGEVAALAITEAVVRLLPGFMGNAASLVEESHAEGGLLEYPAYTKPPQWRGHEVPAVLLSGDHGKVAAWRHEQAVRRTAERRPDLLAPSVLDDGTPIVRATPGDAGEILTLQRACWLQEAQANDTLDIPALQESLDDVRAWLGEWDTWVVRRAGRLVGAVRGRLEDDHTWDIGRVMVAPDLQGSGLGRILLEHIQAVAPAGVTSYVLFTGAASARNQRLYKKAGFRLRGDLPGPPHTVTLTKRR